From one Leishmania major strain Friedlin complete genome, chromosome 33 genomic stretch:
- a CDS encoding putative protein kinase codes for MHLLAGRYILVKQIGKGGFGAVEEYTDAITEDNVAIKTIPSRYVNQESRRLVREIDIMCFLHEAHPHVIGYFSIFATKGTAIPHHNDSNTFDDPLMSVAQTAENTAYELNVLGEHYAGLSEDERLRLHHEELMAFVAKLTKTDEFNVHIVMPLMKGDLFYFIRLLSSQSSVQRLGVTHQFLAQVAVVFAFQICFGLDYLHQCFIIHRDMKPDNVLVRLDITNPYMSTALIADMGLARDAQHSDTIYICTRYYRPPEVITSVSGGSPRIDIWSLGCIFYEMCTGQTLFTMRTALNERGEWDGAKASLQLEVVLNTIGTPAAEDIERYMPSGNAKLYLQRSAARPSQLRQLIEQNWILHTSADEKEKWIDLITRCVAFFPEQRPTAQQLCQHQLFRNYNVFYGSNVKQYAPTPFTLSYSGSSDSTRAENKAAILALVQRALRKTMPQRSEESSDEESSSLNSSSGDSKSDDERATATQPTSIDDYVSAAHRCLTSLPRDSLQQHGGIVQNEESGPVAAPFSALDSTSTSGAPAAPPPARQRQSYALHPFDNSTSKGYCNSFLDDDDEGDVERSRERARDTEDEECLPDFQQQRPSAFMAHLSPGSAFRHRPASLPDGTLAAAATATATATATAAAAAAPAAPAEPEKRFAHSFSSEESGPVVEDTPPLGPSATFRNRITRRRSSAAQEEEDPKLESLMPSAFNLDSYRAGKPLDVTVNEGPCIPESGSPQAMESMPADEVARLLAAYNMPLDGSTYRAMLSRVQSVPPSVMPSDPYHFISQCSIGGGVGTAMLPQQQSFHTAASPNEANGVPRGGNEGQRGADSEVRSWAVTPPSSTVPPLNGAAVEAGTDDQYDYLAGTDYYIGPTPSNVAQVAAARQPAEKHGSSSYSLKVADGMPPEQAQLRTLSHASPPPIYLPSPQSSETYLFHQPPSPPPNALHEQSVAGFPPIADAELRQRYMSYRHTPRSIQAATSSVLEELGGCTHDAERSSELRQLLNYYTSLEVKTLYAI; via the coding sequence ATGCATCTGTTAGCCGGCCGTTATATTTTGGTGAAGCAGATCGGCAAGGGCGGCTTTGGCGCTGTGGAGGAGTACACAGACGCCATCACAGAGGATAATGTCGCCATCAAAACAATTCCTAGCCGGTACGTAAATCAAGAGAGCCGCCGGCTCGTGCGAGAGATCGATATTATGTGCTTCCTGCACGAGGCTCACCCGCACGTCATCGGGTACTTCAGCATCTTTGCCACCAAAGGCACCGCCATACCGCACCACAACGACTCCAACACGTTCGATGACCCGCTTATGAGCGTTGCACAGACGGCAGAGAACACAGCCTATGAATTGAACGTGCTGGGCGAACATTACGCAGGCCTGAGCGAGGAtgagcggctgcgcctgcaTCACGAGGAGCTGATGGCGTTTGTGGCGAAGCTAACCAAAACGGACGAGTTCAATGTTCACATTGTCATGCCGCTCATGAAGGGGGACCTCTTCTACTTTATTCGATTGCTCTCGTCGCAGTCGAGTGTTCAGCGCCTAGGGGTGACGCATCAATTCTTGGCCCAGGTGGCCGTTGTGTTCGCCTTTCAGATATGCTTTGGCCTCGACTACCTGCACCAGTGCTTCATCATCCACCGCGACATGAAGCCAGACAAcgtgctggtgcgcctcgACATCACCAACCCGTACATGTCCACCGCGCTGATCGCGGACATGGGTCTCGCACGGGACGCCCAACATAGCGACACTATCTACATCTGCACTCGCTATTACCGGCCACCAGAGGTCATTACCAGCGTGTCGGGCGGGTCGCCGCGGATCGACATCTGGTCCTTGGGCTGCATCTTTTACGAAATGTGCACCGGGCAGACGCTCTTCACCATGCGGACGGCGCtgaacgagcgcggcgagTGGGACGGCGCCAAGGCTAGCCTGCAGCTCGAGGTGGTTCTCAACACCATTGGCACCCCCGCTGCCGAGGATATTGAGCGCTATATGCCTAGCGGAAACGCAAAGCTGTACTTGCAGCGCAGTGCCGCACGCccgtcgcagctgcgacagctGATCGAGCAGAACTGGATTCTGCACACAAGCGCTGACGAAAAGGAGAAGTGGATCGACCTCATCACTCGCTGCGTTGCCTTCTTCCCCGAGCAGCGACCAACAGCCCAGCAGCTCTGCCAACACCAGTTGTTCCGCAACTACAATGTGTTCTACGGCTCCAATGTGAAGCAGTACGCGCCAACGCCGTTCACGTTATCCTACTCCGGCTCTTCTGACAGCACCCGCGCGGAGAACAAGGCAGCCATTTTGGCTCTTGTGCAGCGCGCTCTGCGCAAAACGATGCCGCAACGGAGCGAGGAGAGTAGCGACGAGGAGTCTAGCTCGctgaacagcagcagcggcgataGCAAGAGCGACGACGAGAGAGCTACCGCGACACAGCCAACCTCCATCGATGACTACGTGTCTGCTGCCCACCGCTGCTTGacctcgctgccgcgcgacagccttcagcagcacggTGGCATTGTCCAGAACGAAGAGTCGGGCCCCGTAGCAGCGCCGTTCTCAGCCCTTGACTCAACAAGCACAAgtggcgcaccagccgcaccaccgccagcgcggcagcgtcagagTTACGCCTTGCACCCGTTTGACAACAGCACCTCGAAAGGCTACTGCAACTCTTTCctcgatgacgacgacgaaggcgACGTTGAGCGCAGCCGCGAGCGGGCACGTGACACCGAGGACGAAGAGTGCTTGCCGGAttttcagcagcagcgccccaGCGCTTTCATGGCGCACCTTAGTCCTGGCAGCGCCTTTCGTCATAGGCCAGCGTCGCTGCCAGACGGTACccttgcggctgctgccactgccactgccactgccactgccactgccgctgccgctgcggcgcccgccgcgccggcggagcCGGAGAAGCGCTTTGCGCACTCTTTCAGCTCCGAGGAGAGTGGCCCAGTAGTGGAAGATACGCCTCCGCTGGGACCGAGCGCCACATTCCGCAACCGAATCACGCGGCGTCGGTCCAGCGCCGCCCAAGAGGAAGAAGATCCCAAGCTGGAGTCGCTGATGCCGAGCGCGTTCAACTTGGACAGCTACCGCGCCGGCAAACCTCTTGACGTAACAGTGAACGAGGGGCCATGCATCCCTGAAAGTGGATCGCCGCAGGCCATGGAGTCTATGCCCGCCGACGAAGTTGCGCGACTGCTGGCGGCGTACAACATGCCCTTGGATGGGAGCACCTACCGCGCCATGCTAAGCCGTGTGCAGTCCGTGCCCCCCTCCGTCATGCCCAGCGATCCGTACCATTTCATTTCTCAGTGCTCCAttggtggcggtgtggggacggcgatgctgccgcagcagcagtcctTCCACACTGCTGCATCGCCGAACGAGGCGAACGGTGTAccgcgcggcggcaatgAGGGGCAGCGTGGCGCGGACTCTGAAGTCCGCAGTTGGGCAgtgacgccgccgtcgtcgacagTCCCGCCTCTaaacggcgccgccgtggaggcggGCACCGATGACCAGTACGACTACTTGGCCGGCACAGACTACTACATTGGCCCTACGCCGAGCAAcgtggcgcaggtggcggccgctCGCCAGCCAGCTGAGAAGCACGGCAGCTCTTCATACTCCCTCAAGGTGGCGGATGGCATGCCACCTGAGcaagcgcagctgcgcacgcttTCGCATGCGTCACCCCCGCCAATCTATCTGCCCAGCCCACAGTCTTCTGAGACGTACCTCTTTCaccagccgccgtcgccgccgccgaatGCTCTCCATGAGCAGAGCGTGGCCGGATTTCCGCCCATAGCAGATGCAGAGCTACGTCAGCGCTACATGTCGTACCGGCACACGCCGCGAAGCATCCAGGCGGCGACGTCGtccgtgctggaggagctgggcGGCTGCACGCACGACGCCGAGCGGTCAAGCGAGCTGCGTCAGCTACTCAACTACTACACTTCTCTCGAGGTCAAGACCTTGTACGCGATATGA